The Pseudomonas parafulva genome window below encodes:
- the mrdA gene encoding penicillin-binding protein 2, whose amino-acid sequence MPQPIPLKDHETEKRLVNRRLLVCAALTLSLVAVLVGRLYVLQVLQHDQQSAVSENNRVHVLPIPPERGLIYDRNGVVLADNKPSFNLTLTRERTNGQTPAVLDALAQVLNLSEDDRAQFDKDLRRGRKPFEPVTLMVGLSEEQIAQIAVNQFRLPGLEVEPQFIREYPLAEHFAHSVGYVGRINEKEAKSLDNTEYRGTQSIGKTGVERFYENELHGHVGYEEVETNAQGRVMRVLRHHDPIPGKDIVLSLDAHLQQAAEKALGERRGAVVALDPATGDVLAMVSNPSFDPNLFVKGISFKQYAALRDSIDRPLFNRVLRGLYAPGSTVKPEVAIAGLDSGVITPGSRVFDPGYYELPNYDHKYRNWNRSGDGWVDLYAAIMRSNDTYFYDLAHKLGIDRLHDYMAEFGLGQKVSLDMFEEAPGLMPSAQWKRATRRQAWFPGETLILGIGQGYMQVTPLQLAQATSLLASKGVWHRPHLAMTVGGEKPVDPNPMPDIVLHDKRAWDQVSQGMQMVMHDPRGIARAAAAGAQYRIAGKSGTAQVVAIRQGERYNRDKTLERHRDNALFVGFAPADHPSIVVAVMIENGEAGGRVAGPVVREIMDAWLLDDQGHLKAQYAGTPDKRATPHG is encoded by the coding sequence ATGCCACAACCGATCCCCCTCAAGGACCACGAAACCGAAAAACGCCTGGTCAACCGCCGCCTGTTGGTGTGCGCCGCGCTGACCCTGAGCCTGGTCGCGGTTCTGGTGGGTCGACTGTACGTGTTGCAGGTGCTGCAGCATGACCAGCAGTCGGCCGTTTCGGAGAACAACCGGGTGCATGTGCTGCCGATTCCCCCAGAACGTGGCCTGATCTACGACCGCAACGGTGTGGTGCTGGCCGACAACAAACCCAGCTTCAACTTGACCTTGACCCGTGAGCGCACCAACGGCCAGACCCCGGCCGTGCTCGATGCCCTGGCCCAGGTGCTGAACCTGTCCGAGGACGACCGCGCCCAGTTCGACAAAGACCTGCGGCGGGGGCGCAAGCCCTTCGAGCCGGTGACCCTGATGGTCGGTCTGAGCGAGGAGCAAATCGCCCAGATCGCGGTCAATCAGTTCCGCCTGCCAGGGCTGGAAGTCGAGCCACAGTTCATCCGCGAATACCCGTTGGCCGAGCACTTCGCCCATTCGGTGGGCTACGTGGGGCGGATCAACGAAAAAGAAGCCAAGAGCCTCGATAACACCGAGTACCGCGGTACCCAGTCGATCGGCAAGACCGGCGTGGAGCGCTTCTACGAGAACGAGCTGCACGGCCATGTGGGCTACGAGGAAGTCGAGACCAATGCCCAGGGCCGGGTGATGCGTGTGTTGCGCCATCATGACCCGATACCGGGCAAGGACATCGTGCTGAGCCTCGATGCCCACCTGCAGCAGGCCGCCGAGAAAGCCCTGGGCGAGCGGCGTGGCGCGGTGGTCGCGCTGGACCCGGCTACAGGCGACGTGCTGGCCATGGTCAGCAACCCCAGCTTCGACCCCAACCTCTTCGTCAAAGGCATCAGCTTCAAGCAGTACGCAGCCCTGCGCGACTCCATCGACCGGCCGCTGTTCAACCGCGTGCTGCGTGGCCTGTATGCGCCCGGCTCGACGGTCAAGCCGGAGGTGGCCATCGCCGGACTGGACAGCGGCGTGATCACCCCCGGCAGCCGGGTATTCGACCCGGGCTACTACGAACTGCCCAACTACGACCACAAGTACCGCAACTGGAACCGCAGTGGCGATGGCTGGGTGGACCTCTACGCCGCCATCATGCGTTCCAACGATACCTATTTCTATGACCTGGCGCACAAGCTGGGCATTGATCGCCTGCACGACTATATGGCCGAGTTCGGCCTGGGGCAGAAAGTCTCGCTGGACATGTTCGAAGAAGCGCCGGGCCTGATGCCGTCGGCGCAGTGGAAGCGCGCCACTCGCCGCCAGGCCTGGTTCCCTGGCGAGACGCTGATTCTGGGTATCGGCCAGGGCTACATGCAGGTCACCCCGCTGCAGCTGGCCCAGGCCACCAGCCTGCTGGCCAGCAAGGGCGTGTGGCATCGCCCGCACCTGGCCATGACGGTGGGCGGCGAGAAGCCGGTAGACCCCAACCCGATGCCCGATATCGTGCTGCACGACAAGCGCGCCTGGGACCAGGTCAGTCAGGGCATGCAGATGGTCATGCACGACCCGCGCGGCATCGCCCGCGCCGCCGCAGCAGGCGCGCAGTACCGGATCGCCGGCAAGAGCGGCACGGCGCAGGTGGTCGCGATCCGCCAGGGCGAGCGCTACAACCGCGACAAGACCTTGGAGCGGCACCGTGACAATGCCCTGTTCGTCGGCTTCGCCCCGGCCGATCACCCGTCGATCGTGGTGGCGGTGATGATCGAGAACGGCGAAGCTGGCGGCCGAGTTGCCGGCCCCGTGGTGCGCGAGATCATGGACGCCTGGTTGCTGGACGATCAGGGTCATCTCAAGGCGCAGTACGCCGGCACCCCCGACAAGCGCGCAACCCCGCACGGCTGA
- a CDS encoding xanthine dehydrogenase family protein molybdopterin-binding subunit, with protein sequence MNTFTSAMGKPLDRVDGVAKVTGQARYAGEYHEDGLLHASVVSSTIASGRIRAIDIAAALQVPGVIAVLHHLNRPHVSSYDDDYSDDDSADGSPFRPLYNDKVLYSGQPIALVVADTLELARHAGALVTVEYDQDDHRTDLLGALAASHEAPAELPEPRGDFAGAYATATTTLDATYVTANEYHNPMEPHASTVFYRSGDALEIHDKTQGTQNCQEYLHNVFGLPKDRIRVLAAFVGGAFGSGLRPQYQLPLAVMAALHLKRSVRLTLTRQQMFTFGYRPRTQQRVRLGVDGRGKLLAVGHDAIGQTSRFEDFTEHLVEWSGMLYQCDNVALGYRLVDLDVYTPLDMRAPGAGSGMIALECAMDELACAADLDPVELRRLNFASHNGNEGKPYSSKELLACYDQGAERFGWAKRNPQPRSMRSGKQLLGWGMATGVWEAMQMKASAKARMDASGHLTVSSATTDIGTGTYTVMTQIAADAMGLDTAEVTFELGDSSLPTAPLQGGSFTVSSVGSAVRQACLVLRAKVLECARQAYPALSAVAVEDIRFTDGHLHAAGQRIALADIVARAEHGVLQVQIDAEPGSRRQAFSTATHSAVFVEVAVDEDLGSIKVTRVVSAVAAGRVVNPKTARSQILGGVVWGLGMALHEEGQTDHGLGRVLNHNLAEYHIPVHADIGDIEVIFVEEQDDIVNELGSKGVGEIGVVGVAAAIANALYHATGKRVREFPITLDKVL encoded by the coding sequence ATGAACACTTTTACCTCCGCCATGGGCAAGCCCCTGGACCGCGTCGATGGCGTGGCCAAGGTCACCGGCCAGGCGCGCTATGCTGGCGAGTACCACGAAGACGGCCTGCTGCATGCCAGTGTGGTGTCGAGCACCATCGCCAGCGGCCGTATCCGCGCAATTGACATCGCCGCCGCCCTGCAGGTGCCTGGCGTGATTGCCGTGCTGCACCACCTGAACAGACCCCATGTCTCCAGTTACGACGATGATTACAGCGATGACGACTCGGCCGACGGGTCCCCTTTCCGTCCGCTGTACAACGACAAGGTCCTGTACAGCGGCCAGCCAATCGCGCTGGTGGTGGCCGACACGCTGGAGCTCGCCCGGCATGCCGGGGCGTTGGTCACCGTGGAGTACGATCAGGATGACCATCGCACCGATCTGCTCGGTGCGCTTGCAGCCAGCCACGAAGCGCCGGCCGAGCTCCCCGAGCCGCGTGGTGATTTCGCCGGTGCCTATGCCACTGCGACCACCACGCTGGACGCTACTTATGTCACTGCCAACGAATACCACAACCCGATGGAGCCACACGCCTCCACGGTGTTCTACAGATCCGGCGATGCCCTGGAAATCCACGACAAGACCCAAGGCACGCAGAACTGCCAAGAATACTTGCACAACGTCTTCGGCCTGCCCAAGGACCGTATCCGCGTGCTGGCCGCGTTCGTCGGCGGGGCATTCGGCTCGGGTCTGAGACCTCAATATCAACTGCCCCTGGCGGTGATGGCGGCGCTGCACCTCAAGCGATCGGTGCGACTCACCCTCACCCGTCAGCAGATGTTCACCTTCGGCTATCGCCCAAGGACTCAGCAGCGTGTACGGCTGGGTGTGGATGGCAGGGGCAAGTTACTGGCGGTCGGCCACGACGCAATTGGCCAGACCTCACGCTTCGAAGACTTCACCGAGCACTTGGTGGAATGGAGCGGCATGCTCTACCAGTGCGACAACGTGGCACTGGGCTATCGCCTGGTGGACCTGGACGTTTACACCCCGCTGGACATGCGTGCCCCTGGGGCCGGATCAGGGATGATCGCGCTGGAATGCGCGATGGATGAACTGGCCTGCGCAGCGGACCTGGACCCGGTGGAACTGCGACGGCTCAACTTTGCCTCGCACAACGGCAATGAAGGCAAGCCCTACTCCAGCAAAGAACTGCTGGCCTGCTACGACCAAGGCGCCGAGCGCTTCGGCTGGGCCAAGCGCAACCCGCAGCCGCGCAGCATGCGCAGCGGCAAGCAATTGCTGGGCTGGGGCATGGCCACCGGCGTGTGGGAAGCCATGCAGATGAAAGCCAGCGCCAAAGCCCGGATGGATGCCTCCGGACACCTGACGGTCAGCAGCGCTACCACGGATATTGGCACCGGCACCTACACCGTCATGACCCAGATCGCGGCCGACGCCATGGGCCTGGACACGGCTGAGGTGACCTTCGAGCTTGGCGACTCCTCGTTGCCCACCGCGCCCCTGCAAGGCGGCTCGTTCACCGTGTCCTCGGTCGGCTCGGCGGTGCGCCAGGCCTGCCTGGTGTTGCGCGCCAAGGTGCTGGAATGCGCACGTCAGGCGTACCCCGCGCTGTCGGCAGTGGCGGTCGAAGACATTCGCTTCACCGACGGCCATCTGCACGCCGCCGGCCAGCGCATCGCCCTGGCAGACATCGTTGCTCGCGCCGAGCATGGCGTATTGCAGGTGCAGATCGACGCCGAGCCTGGGAGTCGGCGCCAGGCCTTTTCCACCGCGACCCACTCGGCCGTTTTCGTCGAAGTCGCTGTCGATGAGGATCTGGGCTCGATCAAGGTGACCCGCGTGGTCAGCGCCGTGGCGGCAGGTCGCGTGGTCAACCCCAAGACCGCCCGTAGCCAGATCCTCGGCGGCGTGGTGTGGGGCTTGGGCATGGCGCTGCACGAGGAAGGCCAAACCGACCATGGGCTGGGTCGCGTCCTCAACCACAACCTGGCCGAGTATCACATTCCTGTGCACGCCGATATCGGCGACATCGAGGTGATTTTCGTCGAGGAGCAAGACGACATCGTCAATGAGCTCGGCTCCAAGGGCGTCGGGGAAATCGGCGTGGTCGGCGTCGCCGCCGCGATTGCCAACGCCCTCTATCACGCCACGGGCAAGCGGGTGCGCGAGTTCCCGATCACCCTCGACAAAGTGCTGTAG
- a CDS encoding FAD binding domain-containing protein translates to MTPFSYQHPTSIAEALNSVGPGARFIAGGTNLVDLMKENIERPERLIDLSGLGLDSVQSTADGGVLIGALVSNADLAWHPLIERDYPLLSEAILAGASPQLRNMASTGGNLLQRTRCYYFYDTGTPCNKREPGSGCPARTGLNRIHAILGASEACVATHPSDMCVSLAALEAVVHVQSLRGTRCVAFKDFHRLPGDAPERDNQLDDDELITAIELPPARFAEHARYLKIRDRASYAFALISVAAALELRGDVIQQARLALGGVAHKPWRNEAAEALMQGQTVSPALFARVAKLVLEDAVPLDHNGFKVELAERAIIRALTEAALGAPHGGNTP, encoded by the coding sequence ATGACGCCCTTCAGCTATCAGCACCCCACCTCCATCGCCGAGGCCCTGAACAGTGTCGGGCCCGGCGCACGCTTCATCGCTGGCGGCACCAACCTGGTCGACCTGATGAAGGAAAACATCGAGCGTCCCGAACGCCTGATCGACCTTTCCGGCCTGGGCCTGGACAGCGTGCAGTCCACCGCCGACGGTGGCGTGCTGATCGGCGCTCTAGTGAGCAACGCCGACCTGGCCTGGCATCCGCTGATCGAGCGGGACTACCCGTTGCTGTCCGAAGCCATCCTGGCCGGCGCTTCGCCGCAGTTGCGCAACATGGCCAGCACCGGCGGCAACCTGTTGCAACGCACCCGGTGCTACTACTTCTATGACACCGGCACGCCCTGCAACAAACGCGAACCCGGCAGCGGCTGCCCGGCGCGCACAGGCCTGAACCGTATTCACGCCATCCTCGGTGCCAGCGAAGCGTGCGTTGCGACTCACCCTTCGGACATGTGCGTGTCCCTGGCGGCGCTGGAGGCCGTGGTGCACGTGCAGAGTCTTCGCGGCACGCGCTGCGTCGCCTTCAAGGATTTCCACCGTCTGCCCGGCGATGCACCTGAGCGTGACAATCAACTCGACGACGATGAACTGATCACCGCCATCGAGCTGCCCCCGGCGCGGTTCGCCGAACACGCCCGCTACCTGAAGATTCGTGACCGGGCGTCCTATGCCTTTGCCTTGATATCGGTCGCAGCAGCACTGGAGTTGCGCGGCGACGTCATCCAGCAAGCGCGCCTGGCACTCGGTGGCGTGGCGCACAAGCCCTGGCGCAACGAGGCGGCTGAGGCGTTGATGCAGGGACAGACCGTCTCGCCAGCACTCTTCGCCCGAGTGGCCAAGCTGGTCCTCGAAGACGCCGTCCCGCTCGATCACAACGGCTTCAAAGTCGAACTGGCCGAGCGCGCGATCATTCGCGCCTTGACCGAAGCAGCGCTTGGTGCCCCGCACGGAGGAAACACCCCATGA
- a CDS encoding (2Fe-2S)-binding protein, with the protein MNATSVEGAAAHPVSLTVNGQALTVQVHPWTTLLDLLREQLDLTGSKKGCDHGQCGACTVLRDGKRVNACLTLAIRCEGADLVTIEGLADGDTLHPLQRAFIKQDAFQCGYCTPGQICSAVGLAREGRAHTREAIREHMSGNLCRCGAYSNIIAAVEEALPQMREVSE; encoded by the coding sequence ATGAATGCCACCTCTGTCGAGGGCGCTGCGGCGCACCCCGTTTCCCTGACCGTCAACGGTCAGGCCCTTACCGTACAGGTGCATCCCTGGACTACGCTGCTGGACCTGCTGCGCGAACAGCTTGACCTGACGGGGTCGAAGAAGGGCTGTGACCATGGCCAGTGCGGCGCCTGTACCGTGTTGCGCGACGGCAAGCGAGTCAACGCCTGCCTGACCTTGGCGATCCGCTGCGAGGGGGCCGATTTGGTCACCATCGAGGGGTTGGCTGACGGCGATACGTTGCATCCCCTGCAACGCGCCTTCATCAAGCAGGACGCGTTCCAGTGCGGCTACTGCACGCCTGGGCAGATCTGCTCGGCGGTCGGACTGGCCCGCGAAGGCCGTGCCCATACCCGGGAGGCCATCCGCGAGCACATGAGCGGCAACCTGTGCCGCTGCGGGGCTTACAGCAACATCATCGCGGCGGTCGAAGAAGCCCTGCCGCAGATGCGCGAGGTGAGTGAATGA
- the mqo gene encoding malate dehydrogenase (quinone), translating to MKINNRLNCALLSLGCALSTANAADPPKVDVLVVGGGIMSSTLAIWLNELEPSWSMQMIERLDKVAEESSNGWNNAGTGHSALAELNYTPEKDGKIDITKAVEINESFQITRQFLAWQVKQGVLKNPRSFINSTPHMSFVWGDDNIRFLRKRYEALQASPLFRPMQYSEDPEQIRKWVPLMMEGRDPDQKLAATWTPIGTDVNFGEITRQYVAYLQSRPNFDLKLSSEVQDITRNDDGSWHVTYKNLKDGSRQSTDAKFLFIGAGGAALPLLQKSGIDEAKDYAGFPVGGSFLVTENPAIALRHMAKAYGIAATGAPPMSVPHLDTRVLDGKRMILFGPFATFSTKFLKEGSLLDLFASMSVHNTWPMVRVGVREFDLVKYLVGQVMQSDDDRFEALQTYFPHAKKEDWRLWQAGQRVQIIKKDPDQGGVLKLGTEVVASKDGSIAGLLGASPGASTAPPIMLDLLNRVFKDKLATPEWQQKIKQIIPSYGLHLNDHPDKVQQEWDYTNEVLQLSPAPNIDTRQDPRNPDDIDPIGQKNTKDTNPDLKP from the coding sequence ATGAAGATCAACAACCGCCTCAACTGCGCGCTGCTCAGCCTAGGCTGCGCCCTGTCCACCGCCAACGCCGCCGATCCACCCAAGGTCGATGTGCTGGTCGTCGGCGGTGGCATCATGAGCTCCACCCTGGCCATCTGGCTCAACGAACTGGAGCCGAGTTGGTCGATGCAGATGATCGAGCGACTGGACAAAGTCGCCGAGGAAAGCTCCAACGGCTGGAACAACGCCGGCACCGGCCATTCGGCTTTGGCCGAGCTGAACTACACACCGGAGAAAGACGGCAAGATCGATATCACCAAGGCCGTGGAAATCAACGAGTCGTTCCAGATCACCCGCCAGTTCCTCGCCTGGCAGGTCAAGCAGGGCGTACTTAAAAATCCGCGTTCGTTCATCAACTCCACGCCGCACATGAGCTTCGTCTGGGGCGACGACAATATCCGCTTCCTGCGCAAGCGTTACGAAGCGCTGCAGGCCAGCCCCCTGTTCCGGCCGATGCAGTACTCCGAGGACCCCGAGCAGATCCGCAAGTGGGTGCCGCTGATGATGGAGGGTCGCGACCCCGATCAAAAACTGGCGGCGACCTGGACACCCATCGGCACCGACGTCAATTTTGGCGAGATCACCCGCCAGTACGTGGCCTACCTGCAGAGCCGGCCGAACTTCGACCTCAAACTGTCCAGCGAGGTCCAGGACATCACCCGCAACGACGACGGCTCGTGGCACGTGACGTACAAGAACCTCAAGGACGGCAGCCGCCAGTCGACCGACGCCAAGTTCCTGTTCATCGGCGCGGGCGGTGCCGCGCTGCCGCTGCTGCAGAAGTCAGGCATCGACGAGGCCAAGGACTATGCCGGCTTCCCCGTGGGCGGCTCGTTCCTGGTCACCGAGAACCCGGCCATCGCCCTGCGCCACATGGCCAAGGCCTACGGCATCGCCGCCACCGGCGCGCCGCCGATGTCGGTGCCACACCTGGACACGCGGGTACTGGACGGCAAGCGCATGATCCTGTTCGGGCCGTTCGCGACCTTTTCCACCAAATTCCTCAAGGAAGGTTCGCTACTCGACCTGTTCGCCAGCATGAGCGTGCACAACACCTGGCCCATGGTCCGCGTCGGGGTGCGTGAGTTCGACCTGGTCAAGTACCTGGTCGGCCAAGTCATGCAGTCCGACGACGATCGTTTCGAAGCCCTGCAGACTTACTTCCCCCATGCCAAGAAGGAAGATTGGCGACTGTGGCAGGCCGGCCAGCGCGTGCAGATCATCAAGAAAGACCCGGACCAAGGCGGTGTGCTCAAGCTCGGTACCGAAGTGGTCGCCTCCAAGGACGGCAGCATCGCCGGCCTGCTGGGCGCCTCGCCGGGCGCCTCGACCGCGCCCCCGATCATGCTCGACCTGCTCAACCGAGTGTTCAAGGACAAGCTCGCCACACCCGAATGGCAACAGAAAATCAAGCAGATCATCCCGTCCTACGGCCTGCACTTGAACGATCACCCGGACAAGGTCCAGCAGGAGTGGGACTACACCAACGAGGTGCTGCAACTGTCTCCGGCACCGAACATCGACACGCGCCAGGACCCGCGTAACCCGGACGATATCGATCCCATCGGTCAGAAAAACACCAAAGACACCAATCCAGACCTCAAACCCTGA
- a CDS encoding Gfo/Idh/MocA family protein, which produces MPKATGKVRYGVVAGGSISQGAFMPGIGQTDNSVITALVTGDPQKARLLAERYALKAYAYEEYAALLSSGEVDAVYVATPNFRHREFVVPALEAGIHVLLEKPMGVSEADCQAMIDAAQRSGAKLMIAYRLHCEPGTLDMVERVHAGNFGDPRLFTSIFTQRVKPSNHRAQSGFEAGPVPDMGPYPLNMVRQLFNAEPIEVSAIGVHSPGSSINTWDTVTVSLRFPDERLAQFTVSYTLPDSERFQLLGTKGEIEASPCFGYGEGVAISYRATIDGETRVHVNPVVDQFAGETAYFSDCILNNESPEPDGEEGRRDVRVVAAIQRALETGQAQRLEPLDPRPVARRATQRRAFPLAKVPPMIDTESPTE; this is translated from the coding sequence ATGCCCAAGGCAACAGGCAAAGTCCGTTATGGCGTGGTAGCCGGCGGCTCGATTTCCCAGGGTGCATTCATGCCAGGTATCGGTCAGACCGATAACTCGGTGATCACTGCGTTGGTGACGGGTGACCCACAGAAGGCCAGGCTTCTGGCCGAGCGCTACGCGCTCAAGGCCTATGCCTATGAAGAGTACGCCGCGCTCTTGAGCAGCGGTGAAGTGGATGCGGTGTACGTTGCCACGCCGAACTTCCGCCACCGCGAATTCGTGGTTCCAGCGCTCGAGGCGGGCATTCACGTGCTGCTGGAAAAACCCATGGGGGTCAGTGAGGCCGATTGCCAGGCCATGATCGACGCGGCGCAGCGTTCCGGCGCCAAACTGATGATCGCCTACCGCCTGCACTGCGAGCCCGGCACCCTGGACATGGTCGAGCGCGTGCATGCCGGTAACTTCGGTGACCCACGGTTGTTCACGTCGATCTTCACCCAACGGGTCAAACCCAGCAATCATCGCGCGCAAAGCGGTTTCGAGGCCGGCCCTGTGCCGGACATGGGGCCGTATCCGCTGAACATGGTGCGTCAGCTGTTCAATGCCGAACCCATCGAGGTGTCGGCGATCGGCGTGCATTCACCGGGGTCATCGATCAATACCTGGGACACCGTGACGGTGAGCCTGCGCTTCCCCGACGAGCGCCTGGCACAATTCACCGTGAGCTACACCTTGCCCGACAGCGAGCGTTTCCAATTGCTGGGCACCAAGGGCGAGATCGAGGCGTCGCCGTGTTTCGGCTATGGCGAAGGCGTCGCCATCAGCTATCGAGCCACCATCGACGGCGAAACGCGGGTCCACGTCAATCCGGTTGTGGATCAGTTCGCCGGTGAAACCGCTTACTTCTCCGATTGCATCCTCAACAACGAGAGTCCGGAGCCCGATGGAGAGGAGGGGCGGCGCGATGTGAGAGTGGTCGCCGCAATCCAGCGAGCCCTGGAGACTGGCCAGGCTCAGCGCCTCGAGCCCCTCGATCCACGGCCAGTCGCGCGGCGTGCAACGCAGCGTCGGGCGTTTCCGTTAGCCAAGGTGCCGCCGATGATCGACACCGAGTCGCCCACCGAATGA
- a CDS encoding glycoside hydrolase family 15 protein — translation MLETLYITANGRARLTESLNSGPAGRLPWAELARRIEGVEGEVEFDIAIDFGTQADTISPYLTPNDNGCVFHAGHILGLFLHDARTEIERKDDMGVRARVSVGPGQRSIVALIAGHDEPLVVPPLSLIDARIDGSDREWRQWSQSLVYDGPFKGLVVRNALALKLLLSSPSGSIMAAATTSLPERIGGAKNYDYRFAWIRDAGYTIEAFLGIGAQPEAKAAFTWLLRRVKEHGAQVFYTLDGALGDCTRPLDLPGYKHSPPVVGNDARDQLQHGVFGDIFETARCFIDSGNILDAVSAATLAHLADQCADCWRLPDSGIWELPEPQHYTMSKVSSWQALTRAIELADGGHLPTTCRERWVRERERIFVWIETHGWSEKHQAYLFYPGSDRLDASIALAVRFGYPSRARLNSTLEAVQQALGSGAFHYRYSGAEQEEGCFLACTFWLIEAWAILDQRGRAEQAYDQALSGLAHGVGIYSEMVDPSTGHYLGNLPQGLTHLAALRAALAIGGYAPQR, via the coding sequence GTGCTGGAAACCCTGTACATCACCGCCAATGGTCGCGCCAGACTTACCGAGTCTTTGAACAGCGGCCCGGCCGGTCGCCTGCCCTGGGCTGAGCTGGCCCGCCGTATCGAAGGAGTCGAAGGCGAAGTCGAGTTCGACATCGCCATCGACTTCGGCACCCAGGCCGATACCATCAGCCCCTACCTGACGCCCAACGACAACGGCTGCGTGTTCCACGCCGGTCATATCCTCGGTCTGTTCCTGCATGATGCGCGCACGGAAATCGAGCGCAAGGATGACATGGGCGTGCGCGCCCGGGTGTCGGTCGGCCCAGGCCAGCGCAGCATCGTGGCGTTGATCGCCGGGCACGATGAGCCGCTGGTGGTGCCCCCGTTGAGCCTGATCGATGCGCGCATCGACGGCTCCGACCGGGAATGGCGCCAGTGGTCACAAAGCTTGGTTTACGATGGCCCTTTCAAGGGCCTGGTGGTGCGCAATGCCCTGGCGCTCAAGCTGCTGCTGTCCTCGCCCAGCGGCTCGATCATGGCTGCGGCCACCACCTCGTTGCCCGAGCGCATCGGCGGTGCGAAGAACTACGACTACCGCTTCGCCTGGATCCGTGATGCCGGCTACACCATCGAAGCCTTCCTCGGCATCGGTGCCCAGCCCGAAGCCAAGGCCGCCTTCACCTGGCTGTTGCGGCGGGTGAAAGAACATGGGGCGCAGGTGTTCTACACACTCGACGGTGCGCTGGGCGACTGCACCCGCCCCCTCGACCTGCCCGGCTACAAGCATTCCCCGCCGGTGGTCGGCAACGATGCCCGGGATCAACTGCAGCACGGCGTGTTCGGCGACATCTTCGAGACCGCGCGCTGTTTCATCGACAGCGGCAATATCCTTGATGCCGTGAGCGCCGCCACGCTGGCCCACTTGGCCGATCAATGTGCGGACTGCTGGCGCCTGCCCGACTCCGGTATCTGGGAACTGCCCGAGCCGCAGCATTACACCATGTCCAAGGTCAGCAGTTGGCAAGCCCTGACCCGTGCCATCGAACTGGCCGATGGCGGTCATCTGCCCACCACCTGCCGCGAGCGCTGGGTGCGCGAGCGGGAGCGTATTTTCGTATGGATAGAAACCCACGGCTGGAGCGAGAAGCACCAGGCCTACCTGTTCTACCCCGGCAGCGATCGGCTGGATGCCTCCATCGCCCTGGCAGTGCGCTTTGGCTACCCATCCAGAGCACGTTTGAACAGTACGTTGGAGGCGGTGCAGCAGGCACTGGGTAGCGGCGCCTTTCATTATCGCTACAGCGGAGCCGAGCAAGAGGAAGGGTGTTTTCTCGCCTGCACGTTCTGGCTGATCGAGGCCTGGGCCATACTCGATCAGCGTGGCCGTGCCGAGCAGGCTTACGACCAGGCGCTATCCGGGCTGGCCCATGGCGTGGGTATCTACTCGGAAATGGTCGACCCAAGTACGGGGCATTATCTGGGCAACCTGCCCCAGGGACTGACTCACCTGGCCGCGTTGCGTGCGGCGTTGGCCATTGGTGGCTACGCCCCCCAGCGCTGA
- a CDS encoding DUF6555 family protein, with the protein MAGEQLYVIEYALHGEYRTFIIRLERMDNAAAWHWASCDAGVGIIPRFGQHSIKKVSRPMAERYGLSDVRWRPSGQGPEFVPPPVDVKRFSSSGRCGADA; encoded by the coding sequence ATGGCAGGAGAGCAGTTGTACGTGATCGAGTACGCGCTTCATGGGGAATACCGGACTTTCATCATTCGGCTGGAACGTATGGATAATGCCGCAGCTTGGCACTGGGCAAGCTGCGACGCGGGTGTGGGCATCATTCCCCGGTTTGGCCAGCATTCCATCAAGAAGGTCAGCCGGCCGATGGCTGAGCGCTATGGGCTGTCCGATGTGCGCTGGCGGCCTTCGGGGCAGGGTCCCGAGTTCGTCCCACCACCAGTAGATGTGAAGAGGTTTTCCAGTTCGGGACGCTGTGGGGCCGACGCCTGA